A window of Chryseobacterium shandongense genomic DNA:
GTAAAACTTGCAGAAGGAATATTTTCGCTTTTCGCAAGGCTTTCAATATGAGCAAGCACATCGTCGCCCTGTCTGAGTACCATCAGGTAGCCGGACGGTGTCTTGATATACCTGCATGGATCTTTTTGTTGTGCGGAAATGGTATTCATTGCTATGATCATTAATATAAAGATGAAATTTTTAAGACTAAGCATAATCAATTATATTTAATACTATTATGAAACTTCCGCACCAAACAGAAAGTATTGAGAAAATTATAATGCTCTTTTTTGATGATTTTCTTCTTCATATGCTCGTTTTTACTAAATAACTTCAGTAAGGTAAATTTGCGGCTTTTCCTGAAGCTTGTTATCAATCAGTTCAGCAAACGCTTTGATGTACGGTTGCTGATTGTGTTCAGCGAGGCCGTCTTCACTTTTCCAGATTTCGTAGAAAATGAAATGGTTTTTATCTTCAATGCTTTGATGAAGCCTGTACAATTCGTTCGCTTCTTCTTTCACGGTTTCTTTTACCATATTCTGAAGAACTTCCAAAACCTCTGTTCTGTATTCTTCTTTCGCTTTAATGATGGCGGTTAAATAAATCTTCATTACACTAACTGGGTTTTTAATTCTTTTTCAAAAATTGCGGTAAGATGTTCCCTGTACAGTTTCATATCGCGTTCTACATCTGCATTTTTCTCCACGTCGTGGAAATGGAAACTCTCCATTTTTTCTAATGATACAAAAGCATTCATTCTGTGAAAACCGAATAATGGACCTTCATCAACACTCGTTTCGCTGAAGAATTCTCCCGGAAGCGTAAAAGCCGTTTCAGGAGCATTCCAGCTTGTGGTTACCATGTATTTTCTTCCTCCGAGCATTCCTCCGGTTCCATAGTTAATCTTCGGATTTTCTGATGTTCTCCCGTCACTCATATAAATTCCTTTGGCATGTCCTGCCGTAAAAACTTCGTCAATATATTTCTTAAATCCATTCGGCAGCTGAAGCCACCAGATCGGAGTATGGTATATAATATAATCTGCCCACACGAATTTCTGAACTTCTTCATTTTTATCATAACCTTCGCTGATGTTTGTAATCTGAATTTCTACATTGTCGAAGTTTTTTAATACTTCAAGGGTATTTTCTGCAATGGTATGATTATATTTTCCTCCGGAATGTCCGAAGTTTTGTCCCCCGTTAATAATGAATATTTTTTTCATTGTTTTGATTGTTAAATTTTACGGTACAAAGGTATTAGTTACATTGCTATAAGAAAAATAATAAAAATCATAACTAATTATTATTTATATAATAGTATAATTAATGTGTTGTGAATCAATTGGTTATTTTGAATATATACACGCTTTATTATGTTAATTGACTGTGAAAATATTATAATTGTAATTATTTAGCTATATTTGCATCATAAAAGTAATACCTATGGTCAATTTAGAATGGTACCGGACTTTTAAAGCAATCTATAAGACAGGGACACTTACGGAAGCTGCAGATACGTTATTTATCTCTCAGCCCGGAGTAAGCCTTCACCTCAGTTCTCTTGAAGCGTATGTAGGATATAAGCTCTTTGATAGAACGGGAAGAAGAATGATCCCTACCGAAAGAGGAAAGGTCTTGTTCAATGCCGTTTCGGAACCGTTATCGAAACTGGAAGAAGTGGAGAAAAACTTTCAGAAATCTACGGAAAAGCTTACGCCTACCATCAGTGTCGGCATGTGTTTTGAAACTTTTCAGACAACCCTGGAGCAGTATGTTTCAAGTCTGCCTTTCAACCTGATCATTAGCTTTGGGGAATACCGGGAAATGCTTGATCAGTTGGACAAGGGAATTTTAGATTTAATCATTACTCCGAAAAAAGGTATTTCTCCAAATATTGAACACGAAGCATTTTCGTCAGAACAGATCATTCTTGTCGGCGGAAAAGATGTCGACAAAGAGCAATTTGAAAATATTTTGAATGATAAAGGCATCGAACACGCAGAGGAATGGCTAAAAAATGAAAAATGGTACGGTACGGCAGGAGATATGGAACATCTTTTTCAGTTCTGGATCCTGAACTTTGGCCATAAGCCGAATTTCCGCCCCAACTATATTGTTCCGAATCTCAATTCCATTGTGCGCTGTCTGAAAGGCGGTTCCGGATTGGCAGTGGTTCCGGACTTTCTATGTAAAAAAGAAATTGAAAACGGTGAAATCCAGTTGATATGGGAAGGGAAAAAGCAGTTGAAAAATACTTTATATTTCGGTTGCAGGAAGAAAACAAACTATCAGACGGAGATCGATCATATCAAAGAACTGTTCAGGAAAATGATGGGAAAGGAAGTTAATGTTTAACAAATTATAAATAGATAAATATAGATTATGCAACAGAAAACATATACAGGACAGCCTGTAATAACATTGAATAACGGAGTAGATATTCCGGCTTTAGGTTTCGGAGTTTGGCAGATGGAGGATCTGAAAGAATGCGAAGATGCCGTAGTTAAAGCTATTGAAACAGGCTATCGAATGATTGATACAGCTGCTATTTATCAGAATGAAACTGCCGTTGGAAATGCCATTAAAAATAGTGGAGTAGATAGAGAAGAACTATTTATTACTTCGAAACTTTGGGTTCAGGATACTGCTTATGAGAAGGCAAAAGGTGCTTTCCAGAGAACACTGGACAGATTGCAGCTGGATTATCTGGATATGTATTTGATTCACTGGCCGTATTCGGATTTTACCGGAGCGTGGAAAGCAATGGAAGAGTTGTATCAGGAAGGAAAGATCAAAGCAATTGGAGTTTGTAATTTTCCTGAAGACAAGATGGAAGAATTAAAGGCTAATGCAACAATACTTCCTGTAATCAATCAGATTGAGCTGCACCCGATTTTCCAGCAGAAAGAACTTCAAAAGTACAACAGAGAAAACAATATTGTGACACAGCCATGGAGCCCGCTTGGTAATGGAAACGCAGGATTGCTGTATAATGCAGATCTTAAAGCAATTGGTGAAAAATACGGTAAAACGGTAGCGCAGGTTATTTTAAGATGGCATCTTCAGGAAGGTTTCTGTGCGATCCCGAAATCGGTTACCCCTTCAAGAATCGAGGAAAATTTTAATGTCTTTGATTTTGAATTAACGGAAGATGAAATGAATGTTGTCCGCTCTCTAGACACAGGCAAAAGACTGTTTTTCGATCCGAAAGATCCGGCTTGGGAAGAAAAAATGCTAAATGCGGTTGCAGATATTTAAGCAATACATCAATTAAAATAAAGGAAGTAATAAATATTTATTGCTTCTTTTTTTTATTAAAAATATCATTTAAATTAGCATTACACATAAAAACTAAAAATTATGGATTCAAAAGTAAACGATCAGATTACAGATTCTGTCACTCAGGCAAATGTAAAAGTGGTGGGCGATGCTCCTGCCATTGCAATGGGAAATCTTTACCAGTCTTTAGCCCATTCAACTGGAATATTGTTTCAAAATGCAGTTAACGCTCAAAATCAGCAGAACATATTGGCGCAGGCGGCGGCAAACCAGGGGATCATGCAGATTTATAGTCTTGATATTGTTTCGGAAGCAATTGCTGTTTCAAAAATATTAAATGGAAATGTGGCAATGATCATTAAAAAAGATTAGAGCCAATGAAGAGGCTGAAAAATTCTATCTGAATCAGATAAAACAGTGTAAATTAATAGTATTTTTGCTGTCTTAAAGCATTCAAAAAATCATGAATAAAATAATGGTATCGGTTCTTCTATTGTCTCTAATTTCCTGCAGTGGTAATGATGAAGATCAGGCTCTCAGCAATAAAGCTTCTATCATTGGAGAATGGTACGTTGAAAAAGCTGAGATATACAGGTCTTTAAATCAGAATATCCAGACTTCTTTTTCCACAGATTGCGAGAAAAAAAGTACTTATGAATTTACTGATACCCATCTTCTTTCAATTATTTATGCTCAAAGCAACAATACCTGTGTAAAAACAGATGCCGTAACAAAGAAGTATATATTCGATAAAGGAAATGGCAAATTCTGGTTTGAGAACGAGGAAAATTATCCGTATTTCGTAACAAAACTCAATGAAACCGATATGGTGGCAGAAGACCGCACTCAGGATTTTGACGGGGATGGTACCAAAGATATATTAAGACGTTTTTATAAAAGAATTAACTGACAAAAAACTCCTTTCGGGCTGAAAGGAGTTTTGCTTTTATATTCGATAAAATTATTTTGTAAGATCAAGCCCGCC
This region includes:
- a CDS encoding putative quinol monooxygenase, yielding MKIYLTAIIKAKEEYRTEVLEVLQNMVKETVKEEANELYRLHQSIEDKNHFIFYEIWKSEDGLAEHNQQPYIKAFAELIDNKLQEKPQIYLTEVI
- a CDS encoding LysR family transcriptional regulator; this translates as MVNLEWYRTFKAIYKTGTLTEAADTLFISQPGVSLHLSSLEAYVGYKLFDRTGRRMIPTERGKVLFNAVSEPLSKLEEVEKNFQKSTEKLTPTISVGMCFETFQTTLEQYVSSLPFNLIISFGEYREMLDQLDKGILDLIITPKKGISPNIEHEAFSSEQIILVGGKDVDKEQFENILNDKGIEHAEEWLKNEKWYGTAGDMEHLFQFWILNFGHKPNFRPNYIVPNLNSIVRCLKGGSGLAVVPDFLCKKEIENGEIQLIWEGKKQLKNTLYFGCRKKTNYQTEIDHIKELFRKMMGKEVNV
- a CDS encoding aldo/keto reductase — its product is MQQKTYTGQPVITLNNGVDIPALGFGVWQMEDLKECEDAVVKAIETGYRMIDTAAIYQNETAVGNAIKNSGVDREELFITSKLWVQDTAYEKAKGAFQRTLDRLQLDYLDMYLIHWPYSDFTGAWKAMEELYQEGKIKAIGVCNFPEDKMEELKANATILPVINQIELHPIFQQKELQKYNRENNIVTQPWSPLGNGNAGLLYNADLKAIGEKYGKTVAQVILRWHLQEGFCAIPKSVTPSRIEENFNVFDFELTEDEMNVVRSLDTGKRLFFDPKDPAWEEKMLNAVADI
- a CDS encoding lipocalin family protein: MNKIMVSVLLLSLISCSGNDEDQALSNKASIIGEWYVEKAEIYRSLNQNIQTSFSTDCEKKSTYEFTDTHLLSIIYAQSNNTCVKTDAVTKKYIFDKGNGKFWFENEENYPYFVTKLNETDMVAEDRTQDFDGDGTKDILRRFYKRIN
- a CDS encoding RebB family R body protein, which gives rise to MDSKVNDQITDSVTQANVKVVGDAPAIAMGNLYQSLAHSTGILFQNAVNAQNQQNILAQAAANQGIMQIYSLDIVSEAIAVSKILNGNVAMIIKKD
- a CDS encoding NAD(P)H-dependent oxidoreductase, which translates into the protein MKKIFIINGGQNFGHSGGKYNHTIAENTLEVLKNFDNVEIQITNISEGYDKNEEVQKFVWADYIIYHTPIWWLQLPNGFKKYIDEVFTAGHAKGIYMSDGRTSENPKINYGTGGMLGGRKYMVTTSWNAPETAFTLPGEFFSETSVDEGPLFGFHRMNAFVSLEKMESFHFHDVEKNADVERDMKLYREHLTAIFEKELKTQLV